The Segatella hominis genome includes a region encoding these proteins:
- a CDS encoding DEAD/DEAH box helicase, whose amino-acid sequence MASRWLPLNSKTPTIERQADIEAFRKGDIQVLVNVDIFSEGFDCPDVEFVQLARPTLSLAKYLQMVGRGLRVAKGKKNCVIIDNVGLYRVFGLPSQVWNWKATFEGKLKYGKNKDTLKGRDFFLMYGKQETMPVGQDSEMVMVMSREELMRSLQYREFVDCNDDFAIVKLPDVKRTVVNRHGEQVIEPGNYYDMKFLRGNILSYRPRRKTVCYYDLLARVLIDEDIHAKDAPEVITINEWEFVVYNGLFRSRTYEDFALPYRPLQNDMLNRGYYLIFHNDFSVGSGCQVWYYYKGGDGLMRKDYTESKDVCFLRNDYEHVYWLCANLCGDGIVVMDSKEDYYLVDSNLKKTYIGCNNPKNKEEDLQYVMPRLGKRYYHEAMLQKKKMEANELLLLHEKSETGHVELYQAGKKWGVKVDGKVIVPPLYHSIAQPVGAYCAFEQIPNHWGVMTLKGKVIVDAKYEKVEIRDNGIAVVTNIMEKTQTIHLLKVKSKKVKK is encoded by the coding sequence ATGGCATCAAGGTGGTTGCCATTGAACTCAAAGACTCCTACTATAGAAAGACAAGCAGATATTGAGGCTTTCCGAAAAGGTGATATCCAGGTGCTGGTGAATGTGGATATTTTCTCGGAGGGATTTGACTGTCCGGATGTGGAGTTTGTGCAGTTGGCGCGTCCTACTCTCTCGCTTGCCAAGTATCTGCAGATGGTGGGACGTGGACTGCGGGTAGCCAAGGGGAAGAAGAACTGTGTGATTATTGATAACGTGGGATTGTATCGGGTGTTCGGATTGCCATCGCAAGTATGGAACTGGAAGGCTACGTTTGAAGGAAAACTGAAATATGGAAAGAATAAGGATACTTTGAAGGGAAGGGATTTCTTCTTGATGTACGGAAAGCAAGAAACGATGCCGGTTGGGCAAGACTCGGAAATGGTGATGGTGATGAGCCGTGAGGAACTGATGCGGTCGTTGCAGTATCGGGAGTTCGTGGATTGCAATGATGATTTTGCTATCGTCAAACTGCCTGATGTAAAGAGGACGGTGGTAAATCGACATGGCGAACAGGTGATAGAACCTGGCAACTATTATGACATGAAGTTCTTGCGAGGGAATATCTTATCCTATCGACCTCGCAGAAAGACTGTTTGTTATTATGACCTTTTGGCGAGAGTTCTCATCGACGAGGACATTCACGCGAAGGATGCTCCCGAGGTAATCACCATCAATGAATGGGAGTTCGTTGTATATAATGGTCTCTTCAGGTCTCGTACCTACGAGGACTTTGCTTTACCTTATCGTCCTTTACAAAATGACATGTTGAATCGTGGGTATTACTTGATATTCCACAATGATTTTTCCGTAGGCAGTGGTTGCCAAGTATGGTACTATTATAAAGGTGGTGACGGTCTGATGCGTAAGGATTATACGGAGAGTAAGGATGTGTGCTTCTTGCGTAATGATTATGAGCATGTATATTGGCTGTGTGCCAATCTTTGTGGTGATGGTATCGTTGTTATGGACAGTAAGGAAGACTACTATCTGGTGGATTCTAATTTGAAAAAAACATATATAGGATGCAATAACCCAAAGAACAAAGAGGAGGATTTACAATATGTAATGCCACGACTTGGCAAAAGATATTATCATGAGGCAATGTTGCAAAAGAAGAAAATGGAAGCAAACGAGTTGCTTCTTTTGCATGAGAAGTCAGAGACTGGGCATGTGGAATTATATCAAGCTGGAAAGAAATGGGGTGTGAAGGTAGATGGTAAAGTTATCGTGCCACCTCTCTACCACAGTATAGCGCAACCTGTCGGTGCCTATTGTGCCTTTGAACAGATTCCTAACCATTGGGGCGTTATGACATTAAAAGGAAAGGTGATTGTGGATGCCAAATATGAGAAGGTGGAGATTCGTGACAACGGAATCGCCGTGGTAACAAACATCATGGAAAAAACACAGACAATCCATCT
- a CDS encoding S8 family peptidase — translation MHKKHFFLSNNIAEARGFSPQKQGFDGHALPSKDRAAQASMVKEQYVAVVNQIVTHLEEREKQGQPVANGIYVDLKMDKSFIPDSLGKQDSPKGATIMKVTDNGEENDVDVTVYVKKDKKDWLKNKVDDYSSKNTAKGKPCNERLIAPINGVEATDIRTLYVSAEEFDTIPEEGSYIYELWMSHSKENSQERIENTLHQLGIEKMAEPLLFDGVDVWLIKSTKQQLCTLPLSLGYIEGIRPYHKPSILTSSNPEKREWSELIKGEITYDQDADVIVGILDSGVNNAHELLKPALPDERMDVAIGVLEATDKTDHGTGMAGLALLGDLTNIAYQRETPVAVHHALSSVKIYEAGHETPKEFYGAVIEEAIGKASDMGASIQCMAITDESAYNGIATSSSAALDESIYHQGQCDRLVLVSAGNIQTPDVDHNNYIESCKANAVQSPAQAWNALTVGAYTEKTLVGDESFKPLAAPGGVSPYSCSSYPWHEKRNKPEIVMEGGNVAYHDLLRETSHSDLSLVTTSNEQEEPLEPFNATSAATGLAARLAAQIKVENPQLSMLSIRGLMVHSARWTDEMMRINNVEERMTLCGYGVPDENAAVYSNEKCATYIFENQLEPYTQGDSGNIYGKMHYYDLPWPKELLEDMGDEYVRIRITLSYYVKPSPGYAGRTSKYRYPSATLHFDLKTATETEEEFLCRRNKQEGEKTTQNDATRWNVKQQKRERGTVQSDWIECTAADLAEMDKIVVFPGQGWWKERKLDNVDNSVPYSLIVSIETKETDIYNAVETAISNRIGVPIAQEV, via the coding sequence ATGCATAAGAAACATTTCTTTTTAAGCAACAATATAGCCGAAGCCCGTGGTTTTTCACCACAGAAACAGGGCTTTGACGGTCATGCCCTTCCTTCAAAAGACAGAGCTGCACAAGCAAGTATGGTAAAGGAGCAATACGTAGCTGTGGTTAATCAGATTGTTACTCATTTGGAAGAAAGAGAAAAACAAGGACAGCCTGTGGCTAACGGAATCTATGTCGATTTGAAAATGGACAAAAGTTTCATACCAGATTCTTTGGGCAAACAAGACAGTCCAAAAGGAGCAACCATCATGAAAGTAACTGACAACGGAGAAGAAAATGACGTTGACGTTACTGTATATGTAAAGAAGGACAAGAAGGATTGGCTTAAAAATAAAGTTGACGACTATTCTTCCAAGAATACAGCAAAGGGAAAGCCATGCAATGAAAGGTTGATCGCCCCTATCAATGGTGTAGAAGCAACAGACATTCGCACACTCTACGTGTCAGCGGAAGAATTTGACACAATACCAGAAGAAGGCTCATACATTTACGAATTGTGGATGAGCCATAGCAAAGAAAACAGCCAAGAACGCATAGAGAACACTTTGCATCAACTGGGTATAGAGAAGATGGCAGAGCCTTTGCTTTTTGATGGTGTTGATGTATGGTTGATTAAGTCAACCAAGCAACAACTCTGCACCCTGCCACTGTCATTGGGATATATTGAAGGCATACGTCCCTACCATAAGCCATCCATTCTGACAAGCAGCAACCCTGAGAAAAGAGAATGGAGTGAACTCATCAAAGGAGAAATCACCTACGACCAAGATGCGGATGTGATAGTCGGCATATTGGATTCGGGAGTGAACAATGCACACGAACTATTAAAGCCAGCACTACCAGACGAGCGAATGGATGTAGCCATTGGTGTGCTGGAAGCAACCGACAAGACAGACCACGGTACTGGTATGGCAGGATTAGCCCTGCTTGGTGACTTGACAAATATTGCCTACCAACGAGAAACACCAGTAGCAGTGCATCATGCACTGTCGTCGGTTAAAATTTACGAGGCTGGGCATGAAACACCAAAGGAATTTTATGGAGCAGTCATAGAAGAAGCCATCGGCAAAGCTTCGGATATGGGTGCATCCATTCAATGCATGGCCATTACAGACGAAAGCGCCTACAACGGCATAGCCACCTCCAGTTCAGCAGCACTTGATGAAAGCATCTACCATCAGGGGCAATGTGACAGATTGGTTTTGGTTTCAGCAGGAAACATACAGACACCCGATGTAGACCATAACAACTATATAGAATCCTGTAAGGCAAACGCAGTGCAGAGCCCTGCACAGGCTTGGAATGCCCTAACTGTAGGGGCCTATACCGAAAAGACTCTTGTAGGCGATGAGAGTTTCAAGCCATTGGCAGCCCCAGGTGGTGTATCGCCATATTCATGTAGCTCATACCCATGGCATGAGAAGCGCAATAAGCCAGAAATTGTGATGGAAGGAGGAAATGTAGCTTATCATGACTTGCTCAGAGAAACCTCACATAGCGACCTGAGTCTTGTAACAACCAGCAATGAGCAAGAAGAGCCATTGGAACCTTTCAATGCGACAAGTGCTGCTACAGGATTGGCGGCAAGACTTGCCGCACAAATAAAAGTGGAGAATCCGCAACTGTCAATGCTCTCCATCCGAGGCTTGATGGTGCATTCTGCTCGATGGACAGATGAAATGATGCGTATAAATAATGTTGAAGAGCGTATGACACTCTGTGGATACGGCGTTCCAGATGAGAACGCAGCCGTATATAGCAACGAAAAATGCGCCACTTATATTTTTGAGAATCAACTGGAGCCCTACACACAAGGTGACAGTGGCAACATATATGGCAAGATGCACTACTACGACTTGCCATGGCCAAAAGAACTGTTGGAAGATATGGGAGACGAATACGTAAGAATCCGCATCACATTATCATATTATGTGAAGCCATCCCCTGGCTATGCCGGAAGGACAAGCAAGTACCGCTACCCATCTGCTACATTGCACTTTGACCTAAAGACAGCAACAGAAACAGAAGAAGAGTTTCTGTGTCGTAGGAACAAGCAAGAAGGAGAAAAGACCACCCAAAACGATGCAACCAGATGGAACGTGAAACAGCAAAAGCGAGAAAGAGGCACTGTACAATCCGACTGGATTGAATGTACTGCAGCAGACTTGGCTGAAATGGACAAGATAGTAGTATTTCCAGGTCAAGGATGGTGGAAAGAAAGGAAACTGGACAATGTGGACAATTCTGTTCCCTATTCTCTCATAGTTTCAATAGAAACCAAAGAGACAGACATATACAACGCTGTAGAAACAGCTATTAGCAATCGTATAGGGGTACCTATTGCACAAGAAGTGTAA
- a CDS encoding AAA family ATPase has product MATADQILSLIRNHQNNDDTQFRKVALQISAVEARSGHAIVARTIQELLNQKKTSLGTVRLVSKNKDIDDLLLQVDTYDDLTSLVLSQELKEKLDRVIKEYLKKETLSKYGLANRRKLLLYGASGTGKTMTASALAKEFNLPFFVVRTEKVVTKFMGETGQKLGRIFDFINEVPAVYLFDEFDAIGSRRGMDNEVGEQRRILNTFLQLLERDDSDSFIIAATNSIESIDKAMFRRFDDVIEYKLPDREQRLALLREYLYTAKDLDFSSVEPLFDGMSHAEIKMVCSDIFKESLLNDRKIDLPLVQTIVNMRQQLNRQTC; this is encoded by the coding sequence ATGGCTACAGCTGATCAAATATTATCTCTGATACGAAATCATCAGAACAACGATGATACGCAATTCAGAAAGGTTGCCCTGCAGATTTCCGCTGTGGAGGCAAGGAGTGGTCATGCCATAGTAGCACGTACCATACAAGAATTGCTCAACCAAAAGAAAACATCCTTGGGTACGGTACGTTTGGTGTCTAAAAACAAGGATATAGATGACTTGCTGCTGCAAGTAGATACCTATGATGACTTGACAAGTCTGGTACTCAGTCAGGAGTTGAAAGAGAAACTGGACAGAGTCATCAAAGAGTATCTAAAGAAAGAAACTCTAAGTAAGTACGGATTGGCAAATCGCCGAAAGCTCCTATTGTATGGAGCATCGGGAACAGGAAAGACGATGACAGCCAGTGCCCTTGCAAAAGAATTCAATTTGCCGTTCTTTGTTGTGCGAACTGAAAAAGTTGTGACCAAGTTCATGGGGGAAACAGGTCAGAAGCTAGGTAGAATCTTTGATTTTATCAATGAAGTACCAGCAGTATATCTGTTTGACGAATTTGACGCCATCGGTTCTCGGCGAGGAATGGACAACGAAGTTGGCGAACAGCGAAGAATACTCAATACGTTCCTACAACTGTTGGAGCGAGATGATTCTGACAGTTTTATCATAGCTGCCACCAATAGCATAGAATCCATAGATAAAGCCATGTTTAGGCGTTTTGATGATGTCATAGAGTATAAATTGCCAGATAGAGAACAGCGATTAGCATTGCTTCGTGAATATCTCTATACTGCAAAGGACTTGGATTTCTCATCTGTAGAGCCCTTGTTTGATGGCATGAGTCATGCCGAAATCAAGATGGTTTGTTCAGACATATTTAAGGAATCCCTACTTAATGACAGGAAGATAGACCTTCCACTGGTTCAGACCATAGTGAATATGCGTCAGCAGTTAAATCGTCAAACCTGCTAA
- a CDS encoding metallophosphoesterase family protein, which translates to MLFNYKEHRIFAFSDSHGMHKRLHIPEEADILLCAGDVVSDFGKDGMENFFSWLLSHPAKLYIFVAGNHELFLEDCLEQTISLLPKKVVFLHDSTFEFDGISFGNISMRSLQSKEQNVQSATKMDFLITHIPPEGILDEGRGSLPLLLEVYRSQPRFHVFGHAHSCGNQSKGGAFTEFYNVSQFNELRNKK; encoded by the coding sequence ATGCTATTTAACTATAAGGAACATCGGATTTTTGCATTCTCTGACTCTCATGGAATGCACAAGCGGCTTCATATCCCTGAAGAAGCAGACATCCTGCTTTGTGCTGGCGATGTAGTGTCTGACTTTGGCAAGGATGGCATGGAGAACTTCTTTTCCTGGTTGTTAAGCCATCCTGCCAAACTTTATATTTTTGTCGCAGGTAATCATGAGCTGTTCTTGGAAGACTGCTTAGAGCAGACAATTTCGCTTTTACCTAAAAAAGTAGTTTTCCTTCATGACTCCACCTTTGAGTTTGATGGGATAAGTTTTGGGAATATATCCATGCGAAGCTTGCAAAGTAAGGAGCAAAATGTCCAATCTGCTACCAAAATGGACTTCTTGATTACCCATATTCCACCGGAAGGCATACTTGACGAGGGTAGGGGAAGCCTTCCTCTACTGTTAGAGGTTTATCGCTCTCAACCTCGTTTCCATGTCTTTGGCCATGCTCATTCTTGTGGAAACCAAAGCAAGGGAGGTGCCTTTACGGAGTTTTACAATGTCTCACAGTTTAATGAACTTAGAAATAAGAAATGA
- a CDS encoding phospholipase D-like domain-containing protein: protein MSETTYYKYISNGAHYTDVIAKIANVKHHLWIGTADIKDLYVKSSSMTVPFLKVISRLIERGVEVRLIHAKEPGPNFRKDFDDYSILAKRLERVLCPRVHFKMVIFDLETAYVGSANLTGAGLGMKGERNRNFEAGVLTNAPSFVEQAINQFDFVWNGSQCKKCGRKRFCPDSPLKY from the coding sequence ATGTCAGAAACTACGTATTATAAATACATAAGCAATGGTGCCCACTATACTGATGTCATCGCCAAGATAGCGAACGTGAAACATCATCTTTGGATAGGGACTGCAGACATCAAGGATTTGTATGTAAAAAGCAGTTCCATGACCGTTCCCTTTCTCAAAGTCATCTCTCGATTAATTGAGCGTGGAGTGGAGGTTCGGTTAATCCATGCCAAGGAGCCTGGCCCTAATTTCCGCAAGGACTTTGATGATTATTCGATTCTTGCCAAACGATTGGAGAGAGTCTTGTGCCCAAGGGTACATTTCAAGATGGTCATCTTTGACTTGGAGACTGCCTATGTTGGGTCAGCCAACCTCACAGGTGCAGGCCTCGGCATGAAGGGGGAGAGAAACAGAAATTTCGAGGCCGGTGTCCTGACCAATGCCCCTTCCTTTGTGGAGCAAGCCATCAACCAGTTTGACTTCGTATGGAATGGAAGCCAATGCAAAAAATGCGGACGGAAGAGATTCTGCCCAGATTCACCATTGAAGTATTAA
- a CDS encoding AAA family ATPase, with translation MEKKEIKLQMKELIKLMSKGVWEKEDIFSLTLLSSIAGESIFLLGPPGTGKSMIARRLKEVFAEKKQFEYLMSRFSTPDEIFGPVSISKLKDEDTYERRTEGYLPWANVVFLDEIWKAGPSIQNALLTAINEKIYQNGNETIKLPMKALIAASNELPKEDEGLEALWDRFILRVVSNPIANERTFYKMLKGKNKSKVVIPAELLITDEQYTQILEEVEDIDIPDNILKDITFIRKKLKETESQDEAASPLDYYISDRRWKKAVHLLQTSAFLNGRKEIDLTDLPILYHVLWNKVETIEPVMKIVTESLFWNIENKCSVVEKEYEKGLKTKGNALANSKIANINSEDFNIYFYFYTKLMGTNWGDTYFFLQDYGYLLMDIETKGVLYFDKDKNGWIIRRVPQGPFSSKKYPQHQIVSLRRAQGGIIVNNALYMMEPSKMASKPIFPPTGQQNLFSEGDTHLIEEMQKIGNELNQKMRLLEKENLFVSSTDLKVIQKYADNLRKKCEALEMKIKTSI, from the coding sequence ATGGAAAAGAAAGAGATAAAGCTACAAATGAAGGAACTCATCAAACTGATGAGTAAAGGAGTATGGGAAAAAGAGGACATCTTCTCCTTGACCTTGCTTAGCAGCATTGCTGGCGAAAGCATATTCTTGCTGGGGCCTCCCGGAACTGGCAAAAGTATGATTGCCAGAAGGCTCAAGGAAGTATTCGCCGAAAAGAAACAATTTGAATACTTGATGTCGCGTTTCTCTACCCCAGACGAGATCTTTGGACCAGTTTCCATATCCAAACTGAAAGACGAGGATACTTATGAAAGAAGAACTGAAGGGTATCTTCCATGGGCAAATGTGGTGTTTCTGGATGAAATCTGGAAAGCGGGACCTTCCATTCAAAATGCCTTGCTGACAGCCATCAATGAGAAAATCTACCAAAACGGAAATGAGACCATCAAGCTTCCTATGAAAGCACTCATTGCTGCATCCAATGAGTTACCTAAAGAGGATGAAGGGTTGGAAGCCCTTTGGGATAGATTCATATTACGAGTTGTCTCTAACCCCATAGCCAATGAACGTACATTCTACAAGATGCTAAAGGGGAAGAACAAGAGTAAAGTTGTCATTCCTGCCGAACTTCTCATAACAGACGAGCAATACACACAAATCCTTGAAGAGGTGGAAGATATCGATATTCCTGACAATATACTCAAGGATATCACATTCATTCGCAAGAAGCTAAAAGAGACCGAGTCACAGGATGAAGCCGCGAGTCCTCTAGACTATTATATATCAGACAGAAGATGGAAGAAAGCAGTACATCTGCTGCAAACATCGGCATTTCTAAATGGAAGAAAGGAGATAGACCTAACCGATCTTCCCATACTCTATCATGTGCTATGGAACAAGGTAGAGACCATTGAACCTGTCATGAAAATCGTTACAGAGTCATTATTCTGGAACATTGAGAATAAATGCTCAGTTGTGGAGAAAGAGTATGAAAAAGGGTTGAAAACGAAAGGCAATGCATTGGCAAACAGTAAAATAGCCAATATCAATTCTGAAGATTTCAACATCTATTTCTACTTCTATACCAAGCTTATGGGCACAAACTGGGGAGACACCTACTTCTTTCTCCAAGATTATGGATACCTGCTGATGGACATCGAGACGAAGGGTGTGCTCTATTTTGATAAGGATAAGAATGGATGGATTATCAGGAGAGTTCCTCAAGGTCCCTTCTCATCCAAGAAGTATCCACAGCACCAAATCGTCAGTTTGAGAAGGGCGCAAGGTGGAATTATCGTAAATAATGCACTCTACATGATGGAACCATCAAAGATGGCTAGCAAGCCCATTTTCCCTCCTACAGGGCAACAAAACTTGTTTTCTGAAGGAGACACACATCTCATTGAGGAGATGCAAAAAATAGGCAATGAACTTAACCAAAAGATGAGGTTGCTGGAAAAGGAAAATCTATTTGTGTCTTCAACTGACTTGAAGGTCATCCAAAAGTATGCCGACAACTTGCGAAAGAAATGTGAGGCGTTGGAAATGAAGATAAAAACTAGCATATAA